Genomic segment of Paenibacillus macerans:
TCAACCGGATCGACCCGTGGCTGATGCCGGAAAAAGCGTCGGAAGACGCTTCCTACCATACAAGAAACGCCAAACTGGCCATCGCTTCCGGGGGAATGACCGGGGAAGGGTACATGAAGGGCGAGACCGTGCAATCGGAGCGCGTGCCGCTGACGTATTCGGATTCCATCTTCGTCGTGATCGCCGAGGAGTTCGGTTTTCTCGGCAGTTCGGTGCTGCTTCTGCTTTATTTTGTGCTGATCCACCGGCTGATTCTGATCTCTCTGGAATGCCGCGACACCGGCGGCCCCTATCTGATCGTCGGCATCGTCGCGATGCTGCTGTACCAGATTTTCGAAAATATCGGGATGTTTATCGGACTTATGCCGCTTACGGGTATCACCTTGCCTTTTATCAGCTACGGCGGTACCTCGCTGCTGATCAATATGGCGAGCATCGGAGTGGCGATGAGCATCCGCATCCACGGCCATGAAAAGGAAGAGGAGAACAATATCCCTTCCGACCGGTACGCTTCCTTGAAAGCCAAGAGTAGTTTGGAGTGAACTGATTGTACATCTGAAGAAAATAGCGGGATTTTGGGGATCAGTGCTTGACAAAATAAATTATGGCTTTGGCTCTGAGGTGGCTGGGCTGTCTATAGCGTTTGTGTCTTAGTATCCCTGCATGCTGCTTTGCACGATTATTCCTTTTGTTCAGGGGGAGAGGGTGGGGGCAAATCACGGTCCTTTCATTTTTATTTTTTCTGTGTCTTGCCCCATTTCTCCCGTCAGGTCGCTTCGCTTCCCCTAAACCTCCTTCTCACAAACCTGTCTAACGATCTCGAACATGTCTGCTTTTCCCAAACCTATTTTCTCTCCTGAATTTATCTTCCTCTCTTATTTTCCTCTCTGCTTCCGGATCAAACGGGATAATCGTGCAAAGCGTCCGGACAGCGGATATTGAACTGCTGATATTTCTTGCCACGATTCGGTTACCGGCTTGGCTATCAAGCGCTGATTATTAGGTTGAGCCATTATTTTTTCATAGATTAATAGGTTTACATCTCTCTTAACCGGACATACTGGTAGACATCAGCATAAAGGATTCGGTTAAGGGGAGAACGGACATGACTAAAGACAGACCTTATATTCGCAATTTTGCGCTTATGGTTTTCAGTTTGGCGATGCTGCTGATGTCCTGGGAAGGGCAGGCTAACGATACCGCGGCGGCTGCGGGGCTGATCCCGCAGGATTCAATCCGGCTGCGCATTCTGGCGAATTCGGACGGCGCTGGCGACCAGATCGTAAAACGGAAGGTGCGCGATGCCGTCGTGGAGCAAATGAACGGCTGGGCCGCCCGGCTGGATCAGCCGCAAAGCCTGGAAGAAGCGCGGCGCATCATTCGCGACAATTTACCGGCCATCGAGGAGCAGGTAGGGGAAACGCTGAAGGAAAGCGGGAAAAACTACGATTACAAAGTGGAGCTTGGGGTTGTGCCGTTTCCGACGAAAATGTACGGCGGCGCCGTCTACCCGGCGGGCGATTACGAAGCGCTGCGCGTCACGCTCGGCGAGGGCAAGGGCAAAAACTGGTGGTGCGTGCTGTTTCCTCCGCTTTGCTTCATCGACGCCGGCAGCGGGGATGCGCTGGCTGGGGGCGGAAAAACGGCAGCTACGACGGCGGCGGCAGCGGCGAAAGGTGCTTCGGACAAAGCGGGCTTAGCGGCTGCTGCCGGCGGCAGTGTCGGCGCGGACTCGGCAGCCTCGCCCGTAGAGCCGGATCAAGTCGAGGTGCGGTTTTTCTTATGGGACATGCTGACCAAGTTAGGGGGCTGGGTTACGGGTTTGTTTGCCTGAACCATGCACTGATGATAATAGTAAAAAGCGGCCGTGCGGAGCGTATCGTACGGTTTTTTTGCGTCTCTCGGCGTGACCGGGCGATTCTGATCGGATAAAGGCGTAAAACGGGGGGGGGGGGGGTTGAGGAAATCTATTGGATTTTTCCAATGTGAAGTGGGGGGCGATTGGGTTGCGGGGGTTTTGGCGGGGGTGTAAACCGCGAAAGATTCGCCGAAGCCGTAAACATGTAATTCATTGCTGCGTACTATGCTCCGGGACGTGATCGGGTATAATAGAAGAATAACTTGAAGTTAGGACGCGATACGAATGGATAGACAGAAACATGTGGATCGGGCGAGCCGGGAGGGAAGAGCAGATTCCGCCGCCGGACGGACGGCGGAACACCGGACGGTGCCGGCGGACAAGCCCCAATCGGGGACAGCGGCGGCCGGGGAAGTACGGCCAACCCGCTGGTGGAAGGTCGCTTCCACCTGGGCGGCTGCCGATCAACAAATAAAAGCGGCGGGTATAGGTGCTCAAACCGTTGGCGCTGGCCAACCCGCCTCGGTCCCGGCTGCCCAGGCCGCGCGGGACGCCGAGGCTTTGGCTGAAGCGGCCGCGGTGCTGGCCGCCGGGGGGACGGTGGCGTTCCCGACGGAGACGGTGTACGGGCTGGGCGCGGATGCGCGGAACACGAAGGC
This window contains:
- the spoIIR gene encoding stage II sporulation protein R — its product is MTKDRPYIRNFALMVFSLAMLLMSWEGQANDTAAAAGLIPQDSIRLRILANSDGAGDQIVKRKVRDAVVEQMNGWAARLDQPQSLEEARRIIRDNLPAIEEQVGETLKESGKNYDYKVELGVVPFPTKMYGGAVYPAGDYEALRVTLGEGKGKNWWCVLFPPLCFIDAGSGDALAGGGKTAATTAAAAAKGASDKAGLAAAAGGSVGADSAASPVEPDQVEVRFFLWDMLTKLGGWVTGLFA